The Sphingomicrobium aestuariivivum DNA window TCGGCTCGGACCAGCCCATCTGCTCGAAATGATGGTGGATGGGGGCCATCTTGAAGATGCGCTTGCCGGTCCGCTTGAAGAAGAAGACCTGCAGGATCACCGACACCGCCTCGAGCACGAACAGCCCGCCGACGATCGCCAGCACGAATTCGTGATGGGTGGCGACGGCGACCGCGCCCAGCGCCCCGCCGAGCGCAAGACTGCCGGTATCGCCCATGAAGACGGCAGCGGGCGGTGCGTTGAACCAGAGGAACGCCAGCCCCGCGCCGACCACCGCGAGCAGCACGACGGTGAGTTCGCCCACGCCGAGCACGTGCGGGATACCGAGATAGTCGGCGAACACCGCGTTACCCACGAGATAGGCGATGAGCGTGAAGGCCACGCTGGCGATGATGACCGGCATGGTCGCGAGGCCATCCAGGCCGTCGGTAAGGTTCACCGCATTGCCGAAGGCGACGATCACAAACGCCCCGAAGGCGATGTAGAACCAGCCGATGTCCATCACCGGCCCCTGTATGAAGGGCAAATAGAGATAGGTGCCTGACAGGTCGATCATCAGCGCCGTCGCCAGCCCCGCGATGATGAACTCGAGCAGGAGCCGCACCTTGCCGGGGATCCCCGCATGATGCGCTTTCCTGACCTTGTCATAGTCGTCCATGAAGCCGATCAGCCCGAAGCCCGCCGTCACCAGCAGCACCGCCCAGACATAACGGTTCGAAAGGTCCATCCACAGGAAGACCGACAGGAACACGCTGATGAGGATGAGCAGCCCGCCCATCGTCGGCGTGCCGCGCTTGGCGAGGTGCGATTGCGGCCCGTCGGCGCGGATCGGCTGGCCCTTGCCCTGCTTCTTCCTGAGCCAGGCGATGAAGGCCGGCCCGAGAATGAGCCCGATCAGCAGCGCGGTGCCGGTGGCGGCGCCCGCGCGGAAGGTGATGTAGCGGATGAGGTTCAGCGGCCCGGGGAAACCCAGCCATTCGGCGATGATATAGAGCATTATGCCGCGTCCCCTGCCACTTTCGCGACGAGCTTGCCAAGTCCCATCGAGTTGGACGCCTTTACCAGAACCGCATCGCCGGGTCGCATCATCGATAACAGATTTGTCGTTGCACCCGCCGCATCGTTAACGTGGACGACCTCGATCGGGGTGAGGCTGAGGGCATCGGCAAGCGGCGCCATCTCCTCGCCGACGAGGATGGCGAGCGACACGCCCGCCGCCTCGACGGGCGCTGCCAGCGCGGCATGCGCCGCCGGCCCCGTGTCGCCCAGTTCCTTCATGGTGCCGAGCACCACGACCTTGCGCGCCGCCTTCTCGGCACCGAGCGACTTCAGCGTCGCCTCCATGCTCACCGGATTGGCGTTGTAGCTCTCGTCGATGAGCAGGATCTCGCCGCCCTCGATCTCGACGCGGTGGCGCGCGCCGCGCCCCTCGAGCCCGCCCATCTCGGTCAGCGCCAGCGCCGCGCGGGCGACATCGCCGCCGATCTGGCTCACCACCGTCAGCACGGTCAGCGCATTCTGCACCCAATGATCGCCGGGCTGCGAGATGGTGAAGGTCAGCGTCCGTCCCGGCAGCCGCGCGGTGACAAGGCTCCCGCCCGACCTCGCCGGTGCCGAATGCTTGACCGCCGCATCGCCTTCCGTCCCCCCGACCGTCAGGATGCGCTCGGCAAAGCCGCGCGCCGCCTTCACCAGCCGTTCGCGCTGGTCGGTCTCCTCGGGCACGATCGCCACCCCGCCGGGCTCGAGCCCCTCGAAGATCTCGCCCTTGGCATCGGCGATCGCCTCGATCGACCCGAGATTCTCGATATGCGCGGGGCCGATGGCGGTGATCACGGCGACATGGGGGCGCGTCATCCGCGTCAGTCCCGCGATCTCGCCGCTATGGTTCATCCCCATTTCCTGCACCGCGAAGAGCGCCTCGCGCGGCATGCGCGCAAGGCTCAAGGGCACGCCCGTATGGTTGTTGTAGCTCTTGACCGAGCGATGCACGCGCCCCGGCGCCAGCCGTTCGAGTGCCGCCGCGATCGCTTCCTTGGTCGAGGTCTTGCCGACGCTGCCGGTGACCCCGATCACCACCGCATCGTCGGAAAGCCGCGCCCGCGCCGCCCGCGCCATCGCCTCGAGCGCTGCCGGTACATCGTCGACCAGCACATGCGGCCCCTCGACGGGCTGCGACACCAGCGCGGCGGCCGCACCCTTTTCAAAGGCGCCCGCGACGAAGTCATGGCCGTCGTGCACCGTGCCGGGCATGGCGACGAACAGGAAGCCGTCCTCCACCTCTCGGCTGTCGAAGGCGACCCCCGAAATCTCGAAGTCACCCGTGGCCTTGCCACCGGTCGCGGCAGTGATCTCGTCGGCGGTCCAGAGCGGCTGCTTGCTCATCATCCCGCGCACTCCCGTGCCACCTCGACATCGTCGAAGGGCAGCACATGGTCGCCGACGATCTGTCCCTGCTCGTGCCCCTTGCCCGCGAGCAGGACGATATCGCCCGCGCCCGCAAGGCTGATCGCATGGGCGATGCCCGCGCGCCGGTCGGCGACCTCGATCGCGCCAAGCGCGCCTTCGAGCACCTCGGCGCGGATCCGCGCGGGGTCCTCGCTTCTCGGATTGTCGTCGGTCACGATGACCACGTCCGAATGCTCCACCGCGACCTGCCCCATCGGCGCGCGCTTGCCCTTGTCGCGGTCACCGCCCGCCCCGAACAGGGTGATGAGCTTGCCCTCGACGTGCGGGCGCAGCGCCGCGATCGCCGCCTCCAATGCGTCGGGCGTATGCGCATAATCGACATAGACGGGCGCGCCGCGGCTGCTGATCACCGCGCGCTCGAGCCGCCCGCGCACGGGCGACAGCCGTCCCATCGCCTCGAACAATTTGCCCCAGCTCGCCCCCGTCGCCAGCGCGAGCCCCGCCGAGACCATCACGTTCGCCGCCTGGTAGGCGCCGATCAGCGGCAGCTTCAACAGCCGCGTCTCGCCGTCATGGGTGACGCTGATCGCCTGCCCCAGCGGGGTGGCGCGGCGCTCGCCCATGCGGATCGTCTCGCCGCGGCTGCCGACCGTCATCAGCTTGAGGCCGCGCGACTTGGCCAGCGCGATCACCGCGTCGGAGGCCGGATCGTCGGTCCACACCACCGCCGTGCCGCCGGGGATGAGCCGTTCCTCGAACAGCTTCATCTTGGCGGAGAAATATTCCTCCATCGTGCCGTGATAATCGAGATGGTCGCGGCTGAAATTGGTGAAGGCGGCGGCTTCGACCGGGACGCCCGAGACGCGATGCTGGTCCAACCCGTGGCTCGACGCCTCGAACGCAACATGGCTGATCCCCATGCGCTTGAGGCCCGCCATATTGTGAAGGAAGGTGACGATGTCGGGACTGGTCAGCCCCGTCTTCACCTGCTCTTCCGCCGTCGTCACGCCCAAGGTGCCGATCGAGGCCGAGCGATGCCCCATCATTCGCCACAGCTGGCGCGTCATCTCGACGGTCGAGGTCTTGCCGTTGGTCCCCGTCACCGCCACGACACGGTCGGGATAGGGCGCATAGAAACGCCCCGCCACCTCGGCGAACAAGGCGCGCGGATCATCGCTGGCGATATGCTCGGCGCCCTCGACCTTGGCTTCAGGGCGCGCGATCACGCCGATCGCACCTTTCTCGATGGCGGCCGGAATGAAGTCCTCGCCGTTGACGGCCGCGCCCTGGAACGCACCGAAGATATTGCCCTTCACCACCTTGCGATGGTCGATGGCAAAGCCGGTTACCTTGGTATCGCTCGCTCTTCCGGCGAGGTCGCACAGGCGCAAATCGTCACTCCTCGTCTTCTTTCACAAAGGGCAGCACCTGCCCCATGTCGGGCTCGCGCCCCGTATCGGGCCGCACCCCCAGCATCGGCGCCACCCGCGCGATGGTCTTCGACACGGTGGGGGCGACGTTCCAGCCGGCGGTGCGGAAACCAAACGTTTCCTCTGTGCCCTTGGGTTCATCGAGCATCACCACGATCACGTAGCGCGGCTCGTCGATCGGGAACACGCCGGCGAAGCTGTTGACCACCAACCGCTTGGAATAGCGCCCGTTGACGATCTTCTCCGCGGTGCCGGTCTTGCCGCCGACGCGATAGCCCGGCGCATCGGCCTTCTTGCCCGTGCCATGAGTGACGACCAGCCGCAAGAGCGCGCGCATCTGTTCGGACACCCGCTCGGAATAGACCCGCTCGCCCCGCTCCACCGGATGGTCGGGGCCGACCTTGAGGACGGTGGGCTTGCGATAGAGGCCGCCGTTGAAGAGCGTGGCATAGCCCGAGGCAAGGTGTACCGGCGTCACCGCGATACCATGGCCATAGCCGACGGTGACGGTGGCGATCTCGCTCCATTCCTTGGGCGTCAGCGGGCGACCGCGCTCGGGCAGCTCGTAATCGAGCCTCCGGGTGAAGCCCATCTTTTCGAGATACTGCTTCTGCCTGGTGCCGCCGAGCCGCTGCGCGATCTGCGCGGTGCCGACGTTCGAGCTTTCCATCATGATCTCGGCGACCGAGCAGGGACGGTCGAAGGGGTGCGTGTCACTGATCCGGCGGCGCCCCACTTCCCAGCTGCCGGGACATTCGTACATCTGCCCCATCGAGCGGATCTGCCCTTCCTCAAGCCCCATCGCCACGGTGAAGGGCTTGAAGGTCGAACCCAGTTCGTAAACCCCGAGCGCGGCGCGGTTGAAGCGCGCCTCGGCCCCGCCCTGTCCCGCCACGTTGGGATTGAGCTGGGGCAGGCTGGCAAGCGCGATGATCTCGCTCGTATGGACGTCCATGATGACGCCCGCCGCGCCGATCGCGTCGAACTCGCTCATCGCCGCCGCGAGCTCGGCGCGCAGCGCGCCCTGCACCGGTGCCGAAATCGACAGCTGCACCGGCTCGCGGTTGGCGCTCGCATCGGCGAGGCGCTCGTCGAAGGCCGCCTCGGCGCCCGCCACGCCCTTGCCGTCGACATCGGTATAGCCGATCACATGCGCGGCCAGCGCGGTCTGCGGGTAGAGCCGGTCGGGCTCGCGGGTCAGCTGGATGCCGGGCTCGCCCAGCGCATTGACCGCCTCGACAAGCCGCGGCCCCGCGCGCCGCTGCAAGTAAGCGAACTTCCGCGTTCCCGTGAGCAGCTCGTAATAATCCGCCTCGTCCTTCTCGGGCATGAGCGCTGCCAGGTCGCGCGCGAGGTCGAGCTTGTTGCCGATGACCTTGTGCGGCTGCACCGCCACCGTCCACGCCTCGATGGTGCGCGCGAGCGGCTGGCCGTCGCGGTCGACGATATCGCCGCGCGCGGCGGCAAAGGTCGCCCCGCCGCCGCCACTGCTGGCCTCGGCACCGAAGACGGCGAGATAGCCGATCCGCCCCGACACGGTCAGGATGCCGAAGGCGAACAAGAGCATCGCGAACATCAGCCGCTGGTGCATCATCGACAGGAGCTGTCGCTTCTGGCCCTGCAATTTCAGTCGTTCGGGCGCGCTCACCAGCGCGGGGCCGACCGGGCGGTTCATGGCGCCGCCCGTTCGTCACCCGCCGGCAGCGGTGCGAGCGGATCGCGCTTGTCGTCATCGCCCGCGATGCTGATGCGAGCGCTCGCACGCGGCTTGCCTGCCGCCTTGTTAGTCGGCGACGCCGGAATGTTCATCTCTTCCGGCGCCGCCGTGGGCCCCTCGCCCTCACCCTTGGAAATCGTGTCGGTGGAAAAACTCGCCTGGTGCACCAGGCCGCCCGCGCTGGTCGCGGTGCGCGGCGTGGCCGCCTGCCCGGCAGGCGCCGAGGCAAGGATAACCGGCCCTTCATAGCCGCGCCCGCGTTCGGGTGCCGCCATCGCCGCGACCATATAGGCCGAGGCGGCGAACTGGTCGGCTTGCGGCGCCGACAGCTTGAGGAAATTGACGTTCCAGCGCTCGAGCTGCGCGAGGCGACCGCGCGTGCCGATCTCGGTCTCGAGCGTGCGGATCTCGCGGGTCGTCAGCGCGATCTGCCGCTCGACCTTCTCGAGATCGGCGCGGCTCGAGGCCACCTGCAGGCTGACGAGGTAGCAGACCAGCACGGCGGCCGCGATGCCGCTCGTCCACAGGATCGATCCGAAGCCCCTCATGCCGCCGCTCCCCATGCCGGCGCATCGGTCCGCGTCGCCGCCCGCAGCTTGGAGCTGCGCGCGCGCGGGTTCTCGAGCATCTCGGTCTCCGACGGCGCGATCGCCTTCGACACCTCTTCGAAGGTCGCGGGCGGCCCCGCCTCGACCTGCGGCAGGTGGCGCGAGCCCTGCGGGCGATTGCCCGACCGCTCGCGCAGGAATTTCTTGACGATCCGGTCCTCGAGGCTGTGGAAGCTCACCACCGCGAGCCGCCCGCCGGGCTTGAGGATTTTTTCCGCCGCGACGAGCCCCTTCTCCAGCTCCTCGAGCTCGGCGTTCAAATGGATGCGAATGCCCTGGAAGGTCCGCGTCGCCGGATCGGTCTTCATGCCCTTGTGATAGCCAAGCGTCTTGCGCACCACGTCGGCCAGTTCGCCGGTGCGCGACAGCGGGCGCGCCTTCACGATCGCGGCGGCGACACGGCGCGCGCGCGGTTCCTCGCCGTAAAGCTTGATGACCCGCGCCAGCTCGGCCTCGGGGGCCGTGTTCACGAACTCTGCCGCGCTCATCCCTTCCTGGCTCATGCGCATGTCGAGCGGCCCGTCCTGCTTGAAGGCAAAACCACGCTCGGCCTGGTCGAGCTGCATCGAGGAGACGCCAAGGTCGAGCACGACCCCGTCGACCTGCCCCTCGACCTGCTCGCCCATCTGGCTGAACGTCGCCGCAACGAGCGTCAGCCGCTCGTCGGGCACCCGCTCGCGGGCTGCGGCAATGGCATCGGGGTCGCGGTCGAAGCCGATCACTTCACCCGCGCCTGCCTCGAGGATCGCCTTGGTATAGCCGCCGGCGCCGAAAGTGCCGTCGACGATGCGGTCGCCTTCCTCGATCTTCAGTTCGCGCACGACTTCGGCGAGCAGGACGGGAAGGTGCGGGCGCCCGGGCGCGCTCACAGTTCCACCCCCCGCTCTTCCAGCCGGAAGCGCGCGATATCCTTCATGTCCTCGTGGATGCGCTCATCCTCGAGGAAGAGCTTCGGGTTCCAGATCTGGAAGGTTTCGCCCACCCCGATGAACAGCGCGAGGTCCTCGATCTTGCCCTTCCGCCGCATCATCGGCGGCAGGACGATGCGGCCCGTCTTGTCATAGGGCACTTCCTCGGTCGCGCCGAAAGCCATCATGTTGGCCATCATCGCGTCGAGCTCGGAGCCTTCCTGCGTCTCGACCTTCTCGGCCTTGCGCTCGAGCTTCTCGTGGCGACGCGCGGCAAAGGCCGGGTCATAGGCGTCGAGCGAGGGAAACAGCTTGTGCTTGGCAAGGACGATGGTCCGGGCATCACCGCGCTTCTCGATCACGCTCCGCAGGAATGCCGGCACGGAGACGCGACCCTTGGCGTCTACCGCGTTGACCGCGCTTCCCTGGAAAAGATGATCGAGTGCCATGGCCCCTTTTCGTCCCTTGGTGCGCCGCGCTCCCGCCGGCGGTCGGGGACGAAGGCCGGACCAGGGCCAAACGACCGGCGGCGGGAGCGGGCGACTTTGAGACCTTGTGTGTAACGTAGGATAGGATGGGATACAATGGGATTTGATGGATTCTGATGGTCAGCAATGGAATCTGTAGGTTTTCTGCGGGCTTTGACGACACGGGTAATTTGCCGCGAACGCCCCGCCGGCGCTCCGGACCCTGTGGATAAGTCTGTGGGAACGGCCTTCCGGCCCCGAATCACTCGCCCGCGAGTCGCCCGATCAGGCCGGTGAGCGCGGCGCGATTGTCGTCGCCCGCCTCATCCCCGCGCACCGCGAAGTCGGCGTCGGCGAGGATGATCGCATGGCCCTCGCCAATCCGGCAGTCGGCGCGAAAGCCGTCGTCGCGGATCATGCAGGCCTCGCCGCTCGCCGCCAGCCGCCCGGGCGCGGTCACGAGCAGCGCGCCCGTCTCGCCCCCCACCGCCGCCTCGCCCGGCGTCAGCGGCCCCTCGAGCGTGACGCCCCAATGCCCCAAGAGCCCCGTGTCGGCGAAATAGGGCGGCGGCCCCATGCCGGTCGGCAACTCGCCAGCGCCGGCAAAGGCGGGATCGGCGAGCAGCAGCACGCGCCCGCCCCCGCGCACCCATTCATCGAGCGCCACGAGATTCTCCGCCGTCTGCGCGCGCGGGTGCGCCATCAGCAGGAGGTCGCCCTGCGCCAGCGCCTCGGGGCTCGCGGCCTCGATCGGCACCAATGCATATTCCTGCGACAATGCCTCATGCAGCGGCGACGGTGCTGCCTCGAGCGAGAAACCGTCGGTAAAGCGCATCGGCAGGCTCGAGAGCACCATCAGCCCGGCCTTGCCCCGCGCCGGCGCGGCGTCCTCCTCGCTAATCATGACGGGCGGCCCCTCGGCCACCGGCTCGTTAACGCTGTCCCAGAGGAAGGCGACGAGCGCGAGCGTGAACAACAGTCCGCCCACGATCCGCAACGCATGGGCCGCGCGCGCGGCACCGCTCATGGCCTCGGCCTTCATTCGGCCTCCGGCGGGACGGCGATCTCGTTGACGATCAGTTCCTCGGTCGCCGGATCGATCGGGATCGGCAGCGGCTCGATCTTCTGTTCCTCGGCCTCGGGCGCCTGTCCCGGCGCCGCGCCG harbors:
- the mraY gene encoding phospho-N-acetylmuramoyl-pentapeptide-transferase; this encodes MLYIIAEWLGFPGPLNLIRYITFRAGAATGTALLIGLILGPAFIAWLRKKQGKGQPIRADGPQSHLAKRGTPTMGGLLILISVFLSVFLWMDLSNRYVWAVLLVTAGFGLIGFMDDYDKVRKAHHAGIPGKVRLLLEFIIAGLATALMIDLSGTYLYLPFIQGPVMDIGWFYIAFGAFVIVAFGNAVNLTDGLDGLATMPVIIASVAFTLIAYLVGNAVFADYLGIPHVLGVGELTVVLLAVVGAGLAFLWFNAPPAAVFMGDTGSLALGGALGAVAVATHHEFVLAIVGGLFVLEAVSVILQVFFFKRTGKRIFKMAPIHHHFEQMGWSEPTVVIRFWIISFVLALAGLSTLKLR
- a CDS encoding UDP-N-acetylmuramoyl-tripeptide--D-alanyl-D-alanine ligase — translated: MMSKQPLWTADEITAATGGKATGDFEISGVAFDSREVEDGFLFVAMPGTVHDGHDFVAGAFEKGAAAALVSQPVEGPHVLVDDVPAALEAMARAARARLSDDAVVIGVTGSVGKTSTKEAIAAALERLAPGRVHRSVKSYNNHTGVPLSLARMPREALFAVQEMGMNHSGEIAGLTRMTRPHVAVITAIGPAHIENLGSIEAIADAKGEIFEGLEPGGVAIVPEETDQRERLVKAARGFAERILTVGGTEGDAAVKHSAPARSGGSLVTARLPGRTLTFTISQPGDHWVQNALTVLTVVSQIGGDVARAALALTEMGGLEGRGARHRVEIEGGEILLIDESYNANPVSMEATLKSLGAEKAARKVVVLGTMKELGDTGPAAHAALAAPVEAAGVSLAILVGEEMAPLADALSLTPIEVVHVNDAAGATTNLLSMMRPGDAVLVKASNSMGLGKLVAKVAGDAA
- a CDS encoding UDP-N-acetylmuramoyl-L-alanyl-D-glutamate--2,6-diaminopimelate ligase; this translates as MRLCDLAGRASDTKVTGFAIDHRKVVKGNIFGAFQGAAVNGEDFIPAAIEKGAIGVIARPEAKVEGAEHIASDDPRALFAEVAGRFYAPYPDRVVAVTGTNGKTSTVEMTRQLWRMMGHRSASIGTLGVTTAEEQVKTGLTSPDIVTFLHNMAGLKRMGISHVAFEASSHGLDQHRVSGVPVEAAAFTNFSRDHLDYHGTMEEYFSAKMKLFEERLIPGGTAVVWTDDPASDAVIALAKSRGLKLMTVGSRGETIRMGERRATPLGQAISVTHDGETRLLKLPLIGAYQAANVMVSAGLALATGASWGKLFEAMGRLSPVRGRLERAVISSRGAPVYVDYAHTPDALEAAIAALRPHVEGKLITLFGAGGDRDKGKRAPMGQVAVEHSDVVIVTDDNPRSEDPARIRAEVLEGALGAIEVADRRAGIAHAISLAGAGDIVLLAGKGHEQGQIVGDHVLPFDDVEVARECAG
- a CDS encoding peptidoglycan D,D-transpeptidase FtsI family protein → MNRPVGPALVSAPERLKLQGQKRQLLSMMHQRLMFAMLLFAFGILTVSGRIGYLAVFGAEASSGGGGATFAAARGDIVDRDGQPLARTIEAWTVAVQPHKVIGNKLDLARDLAALMPEKDEADYYELLTGTRKFAYLQRRAGPRLVEAVNALGEPGIQLTREPDRLYPQTALAAHVIGYTDVDGKGVAGAEAAFDERLADASANREPVQLSISAPVQGALRAELAAAMSEFDAIGAAGVIMDVHTSEIIALASLPQLNPNVAGQGGAEARFNRAALGVYELGSTFKPFTVAMGLEEGQIRSMGQMYECPGSWEVGRRRISDTHPFDRPCSVAEIMMESSNVGTAQIAQRLGGTRQKQYLEKMGFTRRLDYELPERGRPLTPKEWSEIATVTVGYGHGIAVTPVHLASGYATLFNGGLYRKPTVLKVGPDHPVERGERVYSERVSEQMRALLRLVVTHGTGKKADAPGYRVGGKTGTAEKIVNGRYSKRLVVNSFAGVFPIDEPRYVIVVMLDEPKGTEETFGFRTAGWNVAPTVSKTIARVAPMLGVRPDTGREPDMGQVLPFVKEDEE
- the rsmH gene encoding 16S rRNA (cytosine(1402)-N(4))-methyltransferase RsmH, giving the protein MSAPGRPHLPVLLAEVVRELKIEEGDRIVDGTFGAGGYTKAILEAGAGEVIGFDRDPDAIAAARERVPDERLTLVAATFSQMGEQVEGQVDGVVLDLGVSSMQLDQAERGFAFKQDGPLDMRMSQEGMSAAEFVNTAPEAELARVIKLYGEEPRARRVAAAIVKARPLSRTGELADVVRKTLGYHKGMKTDPATRTFQGIRIHLNAELEELEKGLVAAEKILKPGGRLAVVSFHSLEDRIVKKFLRERSGNRPQGSRHLPQVEAGPPATFEEVSKAIAPSETEMLENPRARSSKLRAATRTDAPAWGAAA
- a CDS encoding division/cell wall cluster transcriptional repressor MraZ, translating into MALDHLFQGSAVNAVDAKGRVSVPAFLRSVIEKRGDARTIVLAKHKLFPSLDAYDPAFAARRHEKLERKAEKVETQEGSELDAMMANMMAFGATEEVPYDKTGRIVLPPMMRRKGKIEDLALFIGVGETFQIWNPKLFLEDERIHEDMKDIARFRLEERGVEL
- a CDS encoding GldG family protein, which encodes MKAEAMSGAARAAHALRIVGGLLFTLALVAFLWDSVNEPVAEGPPVMISEEDAAPARGKAGLMVLSSLPMRFTDGFSLEAAPSPLHEALSQEYALVPIEAASPEALAQGDLLLMAHPRAQTAENLVALDEWVRGGGRVLLLADPAFAGAGELPTGMGPPPYFADTGLLGHWGVTLEGPLTPGEAAVGGETGALLVTAPGRLAASGEACMIRDDGFRADCRIGEGHAIILADADFAVRGDEAGDDNRAALTGLIGRLAGE